The genomic DNA TGTACCGCGCGGGCTCTTGTCTTCTTTAACAACAACCGCTGCATTTTCGTCAAAAGAAATGTAGGAACCGTCTTTACGGCGAACAGCACGTTTCGTACGAACGATAACTGCCTTAACTACATCTCCCTTTTTGACAACGCCGCCTGGTGTTGCTTGTTTTACGGAACAAACGATCAAATCACCAATTTGTGCCGAACGACGACCCGTACCGCCAAGGACGCGGATACACATCAATTCCTTCGCACCGGAGTTGTCAGCTACATGCAAACGTGAGAATGGTTGGATCATGGTTGTTTCCTCCTTTCGTCTCAAGCTTTCGCGCTATTAGATAATTACTGCTTCTTCGACAATCTCAACAAGTCTCCAACGCTTGTCTTTGGACAGCGGACGAGTCTCAGCGATTCTAACTACGTCACCAATTTTCGCAGAATTATTCTCATCATGCGCTTTGAATTTCTTTGTATATTTGATGCGTTTATGGTACAAATCATGTTTCTTGTAAGTCTCAACAGCTACAACAATAGTTTTATCCATTTTGTCGCTGACAACTTTACCGACCTGCACTTTACGGGCATTGCGTTCGCTCATGGTTAGCCTCCTTCCTGGACTTAGGGCGCTTCGCTTAGTGGAGCGCAAAATTAGCTAGTAATACCAAGTTCTCTTTCATGTAAAATGGTTTTAGCACGAGCTATATCTTTCCGCACGTCACGGATTCGAGTCGGGTTATCGAGCTGGCCGGTGGCCAATTGAAAACGGAGGTTGAAAAGCTCTTCCTTAAAACCCGCAATTTTTTGTTCGATTTCAGCAGTGGTTAAGTTGCGAAGTTCATTAGCTTTCATTTGCTTCACCACCCAATTCTTCACGTTTCACAAACTTTGTTTTGATTGGCAGTTTGTGAGCGGCAAGCCGCATAGCTTCACGAGCAATTTCCTCGGGTACACCAGCAAGCTCAAACAAGATTTTGCCTGGCTTCACAACTGCAACCCATTTCTCAACGTTACCTTTACCGCTACCCATCCGCACTTCAAGAGGCTTTTGAGTAATTGGCTTGTCAGGGAAAATTTTAATCCACACTTTACCGCCCCGTTTGATATAACGAGTCATCGCGATACGCGCAGCCTCGATTTGGCGGTTCGTAATCCATGTAGGCTCAAGAGCTTGCAGGCCGTATTCGCCGAAGTTCAGCTCAGTTCCGCCTTTAGCTTGGCCTCTCAAACTACCGCGCTGCTGCTTGCGGTGTTTTACACGTTTAGGTACCAACATGATTAATTGCCTCCTTCCTGGGCAGCTTGTTGTTTCTTAGCCGTAGGAAGAACCTCTCCACGATAAATCCATACTTTTACGCCAAGACGTCCATAGGTCGTATGAGCTTCAGCCGTACCGTAATCAATATCAGCGCGAAGCGTATGAAGTGGAACAGTTCCTTCACTGTAGCCTTCCGAACGAGCAATCTCAGCACCGCCAAGACGACCGCTGACTGCTGTTTTGATCCCTTTAGCACCTGCGCGCATTGTTCTTTGAATCGCTTGTTTAAGTGCACGACGGAAAGAAACACGACGCTCCAGTTGTTGTGCGATGCTCTCAGCGACAAGAATCGCGTCAAGATCAGGGTTCTTGATTTCAGAGATATTGATGTGAACTTTTTTGCCGCCTGCGATTTTCGTAATTTGATTACGCAGGTTTTCAACTTCCGAACCGCCCTTACCGATAACCATGCCCGGCTTAGCAGTATGGATCGTTACATTCACACGATTAGCCGCTCTCTCGATTTCGATCCGAGATACCGCGGAGTCTTTCAGTTTGTTTTTCAGGTGCTCACGAATTTTAACGTCTTCAAGCAAAAGATCACCGAAATCTTTGCCTGCGTACCATTTGGATTCCCAGTCACGGATAATCCCTACTCGTAGTCCGACCGGATTTACTTTTTGGCCCACGCGTTTTCCCTCCTTATTTTTCGGATACCACCAAAGTAATGTGGCTGGTGCGTTTGTTGATCCGACTTGCACGTCCCATTGCCCGCGGGCGGAAACGTTTCATTGTAGGACCTTGGTTTACGTACGCTTCCGTAACAACCAATTTATTTACATCCAGAGAATAGTTGTGCTCTGCATTAGCAATCGCTGAATTCAAGAGCTTCTCCACGATTGGGGAAGCCGCCTTAGGCGTGTGGCGAAGAATCGCGATAGCATCGCCAACTTGCTTGCCACGGATCAAATCGATAACCAATTTAGCTTTCCGCGGAGCAATACGGATGGACCTTGCATGTGCTTTAGCTTCCATTGTGTGTTACCTCCTCTCAAACGAAGAACTTATCGCTTAACGTCTCGTTTTCTTATCGTCGTCCGTATGACCTTTATAGGTACGGGTTGG from Paenibacillus woosongensis includes the following:
- the rplN gene encoding 50S ribosomal protein L14, with the translated sequence MIQPFSRLHVADNSGAKELMCIRVLGGTGRRSAQIGDLIVCSVKQATPGGVVKKGDVVKAVIVRTKRAVRRKDGSYISFDENAAVVVKEDKSPRGTRIFGPVARELRDRDFMKIISLAPEVI
- the rpsQ gene encoding 30S ribosomal protein S17, whose amino-acid sequence is MSERNARKVQVGKVVSDKMDKTIVVAVETYKKHDLYHKRIKYTKKFKAHDENNSAKIGDVVRIAETRPLSKDKRWRLVEIVEEAVII
- the rpmC gene encoding 50S ribosomal protein L29; this translates as MKANELRNLTTAEIEQKIAGFKEELFNLRFQLATGQLDNPTRIRDVRKDIARAKTILHERELGITS
- the rplP gene encoding 50S ribosomal protein L16 codes for the protein MLVPKRVKHRKQQRGSLRGQAKGGTELNFGEYGLQALEPTWITNRQIEAARIAMTRYIKRGGKVWIKIFPDKPITQKPLEVRMGSGKGNVEKWVAVVKPGKILFELAGVPEEIAREAMRLAAHKLPIKTKFVKREELGGEANES
- the rpsC gene encoding 30S ribosomal protein S3, with product MGQKVNPVGLRVGIIRDWESKWYAGKDFGDLLLEDVKIREHLKNKLKDSAVSRIEIERAANRVNVTIHTAKPGMVIGKGGSEVENLRNQITKIAGGKKVHINISEIKNPDLDAILVAESIAQQLERRVSFRRALKQAIQRTMRAGAKGIKTAVSGRLGGAEIARSEGYSEGTVPLHTLRADIDYGTAEAHTTYGRLGVKVWIYRGEVLPTAKKQQAAQEGGN
- the rplV gene encoding 50S ribosomal protein L22, whose amino-acid sequence is MEAKAHARSIRIAPRKAKLVIDLIRGKQVGDAIAILRHTPKAASPIVEKLLNSAIANAEHNYSLDVNKLVVTEAYVNQGPTMKRFRPRAMGRASRINKRTSHITLVVSEK